The proteins below are encoded in one region of Aeromonas veronii:
- a CDS encoding YcjF family protein, which yields MNDQTKPRALDEAPLQGKMVLEPVIPAAAREPAPAPAQRLEEASFERLDDLDDFTEVEPALTVKPRRRHRLLGWGLGAVGLLSLGQFGVFLADQFASSPFWGGAWLLASGLVLVGTASVAGREWLRLRTLKRRQDVRSRAEDLLAHQGVGQGQAFCEALAEKSGDKGREGYRNWLSQLDESHSDREVLTLYSQLVLTERDKLAQARVAKWSGEAAVLVALSPLATVDMMLMLWRNLRMIEDIADVYAIELGYWSRIKLIRQVFRNMLYAGATELVTEVGMDLLGAELTAKLSARAAQGVGAGLLTARLGLRTIEACRPLPWCGDEKPKLGELRKRLIGQLAGYLNR from the coding sequence ATGAACGATCAGACAAAACCGCGTGCGCTGGATGAGGCGCCGCTGCAGGGGAAGATGGTGCTGGAGCCGGTGATCCCGGCGGCAGCCCGGGAGCCCGCTCCCGCACCGGCCCAGCGGCTGGAAGAGGCGAGTTTCGAGCGCCTCGACGATCTCGATGACTTCACCGAGGTGGAGCCCGCCCTCACCGTCAAGCCCCGTCGCCGTCACCGCCTGCTGGGTTGGGGACTGGGGGCCGTGGGGCTGCTCTCCCTCGGCCAGTTTGGGGTCTTCCTCGCCGACCAGTTTGCCTCCTCGCCGTTCTGGGGCGGGGCTTGGCTGCTGGCCTCCGGTCTGGTGCTGGTGGGTACGGCCTCCGTGGCGGGCCGTGAGTGGCTGCGACTGCGTACCCTCAAGCGGCGCCAGGATGTGCGCTCCCGCGCCGAAGACCTGCTGGCGCATCAGGGGGTGGGGCAGGGCCAGGCATTTTGCGAGGCTCTGGCCGAGAAGAGTGGTGACAAGGGGCGGGAGGGCTATCGCAACTGGCTCTCCCAGCTCGACGAGAGTCACAGCGACCGGGAGGTGCTGACCCTTTACAGCCAGCTGGTGCTGACCGAGCGGGACAAGCTGGCCCAGGCCCGGGTCGCCAAATGGTCGGGGGAGGCCGCCGTGCTGGTGGCCCTGAGTCCACTTGCCACCGTCGACATGATGCTGATGCTGTGGCGAAACCTGCGGATGATTGAAGATATTGCGGATGTTTATGCCATTGAACTCGGTTATTGGAGTCGAATTAAGCTGATCCGCCAGGTGTTTCGCAACATGCTCTATGCCGGCGCCACCGAACTCGTCACCGAGGTGGGGATGGATTTGCTCGGTGCCGAGCTTACCGCCAAGCTGTCGGCGCGGGCCGCCCAGGGGGTGGGGGCGGGGCTGCTCACCGCACGGCTCGGGCTGCGCACCATAGAGGCGTGCCGCCCGCTGCCCTGGTGCGGCGACGAGAAACCCAAGCTTGGCGAGTTGCGCAAGCGGCTCATCGGCCAATTGGCGGGCTATCTCAATCGCTGA
- the phhA gene encoding phenylalanine 4-monooxygenase: MASLYTAHQPDEQGVIHYSDEEHGTWQILIERQLAALGGKACEEYVAGLARLDLPRERIPQLAEINAVLQPATGWTVVAVPALISFDRFFSLLANRQFPVATFIRRRDELDYLQEPDIFHELFGHCAMLTNPAFAHFTHVYGQLGQQASKEERVFLARLYWFTVEFGLVQGDADKGQGSDGLHIYGGGILSSIGETAYALSGQPKLQPFNLMEVLRTPYRIDIMQPIYFVLPSLDALYRLAEQDIMGALAEARRLGLNAPLFAPAPDKQAS; this comes from the coding sequence ATGGCCAGCCTCTATACAGCACATCAACCGGACGAGCAGGGCGTCATCCACTACAGCGATGAGGAGCACGGCACCTGGCAGATCCTCATCGAGCGCCAGCTCGCGGCGCTGGGTGGCAAGGCCTGTGAGGAGTACGTGGCGGGGCTCGCGCGCCTCGACCTGCCCCGGGAGCGGATCCCCCAGCTCGCCGAGATCAACGCCGTGCTGCAACCCGCCACCGGTTGGACCGTGGTGGCCGTGCCGGCGCTCATCTCCTTCGACCGCTTCTTCTCGCTCTTGGCCAACCGCCAGTTTCCGGTGGCCACCTTCATCCGCCGCCGGGACGAGCTCGATTATCTGCAGGAGCCCGACATCTTCCACGAGTTGTTCGGTCACTGCGCCATGCTGACCAACCCGGCCTTCGCCCACTTCACCCATGTCTACGGCCAGCTCGGTCAGCAGGCGAGCAAGGAGGAGCGGGTCTTCCTCGCACGCCTCTACTGGTTCACGGTGGAGTTCGGCCTGGTGCAGGGGGACGCCGATAAGGGGCAGGGGAGCGATGGCCTTCACATTTATGGCGGCGGCATCCTCTCCTCCATCGGCGAGACCGCCTATGCCCTCTCGGGCCAGCCCAAGTTGCAGCCCTTCAATCTGATGGAGGTGCTGCGCACCCCCTATCGCATCGACATCATGCAACCCATCTACTTCGTGTTGCCGAGCCTGGATGCCCTCTACCGGCTGGCGGAGCAAGACATCATGGGGGCGCTCGCCGAGGCGCGTCGCCTCGGCCTCAATGCCCCCTTGTTCGCCCCGGCCCCTGACAAGCAGGCGAGCTGA
- a CDS encoding 4a-hydroxytetrahydrobiopterin dehydratase, producing MSELASQQCEACRADAPKVSDEELATLMHDIPDWQPLVVAGELQLRREFGFRNFKEALAFTNRLGELAEAEFHHPAILTEWGKVTVSWWTHKIGGLHRNDFIMAARTDALLK from the coding sequence ATGTCCGAACTGGCAAGCCAACAGTGCGAAGCGTGCCGCGCCGATGCCCCCAAGGTCAGCGACGAGGAGCTGGCGACGCTGATGCACGACATTCCCGACTGGCAACCCCTGGTGGTCGCCGGTGAGCTGCAACTGCGCCGGGAGTTTGGCTTTCGCAACTTCAAGGAGGCGCTCGCCTTCACCAACCGTCTCGGCGAGCTGGCGGAGGCAGAGTTTCACCACCCCGCCATCTTGACCGAGTGGGGCAAGGTCACGGTGAGCTGGTGGACCCACAAGATTGGCGGATTACATCGCAACGACTTCATCATGGCGGCACGCACCGATGCGCTGCTGAAGTAA
- the tyrR gene encoding transcriptional regulator TyrR yields the protein MRLEVSCEDRLGLTRELLDRLVEHNIDLRGIEIDTSGIIYLNFPELEFSDFQHLMPGIRRIPGVYDVKTIPYMPSEREHHEIEALLKALPDLVFSLDAKGKITQANQSALTTLALPPEEVRGMALGSLVKGFSFSRWLEAPEIRPQTCKLSLGSEEYLGDLMPLFVAEEKGKQALAGAVVVLKSARRVGMHFSALHAVEVGGFEHLQAESQKMKEVLAQAAKLAMQDAPLLIVGETGTGKELLARACHGASLRSSHPFMALNCAAMPDNVAESELFGYAPGAFGNNTEGKRGVLELASGGTLMLDEIGDMSPHLQTKFLRVLQDGVFRRVGDEQEVRVNVRFICTTQKQLLDLVHEGKFREDLYYRLNVLSLALPPLRERKADIMALAQQFVSRFASELQRPRPRFTRNMAEYLTAYRWPGNVRQLRNCLYRAMTLLEGDEIGPEHVDLPMAADTMPIIDEWFEGGLDEAVKRFESQLLARLYPAFPSTRQLAKRLGVSHTAIANKLREYGLGKK from the coding sequence ATGCGTCTTGAAGTCAGCTGTGAAGACCGCCTGGGCCTGACCCGGGAACTCCTCGACCGCCTGGTGGAGCACAACATCGATCTGCGTGGCATCGAAATCGATACCTCAGGCATCATCTACCTCAACTTCCCCGAGCTGGAATTCAGCGACTTCCAGCACCTGATGCCGGGCATTCGCCGCATTCCTGGCGTCTATGACGTCAAAACCATTCCCTACATGCCCTCCGAGCGGGAGCATCACGAGATTGAGGCCCTGCTCAAGGCGCTGCCGGATCTGGTGTTCTCCCTCGACGCCAAGGGCAAGATCACCCAGGCCAACCAGTCCGCCCTCACCACGCTGGCATTGCCACCGGAGGAGGTGCGCGGCATGGCGCTGGGCTCCCTGGTCAAGGGCTTCTCCTTCAGCCGCTGGCTGGAGGCCCCAGAGATCCGCCCCCAGACCTGCAAGCTGAGCCTCGGTAGCGAGGAGTACCTCGGCGATCTCATGCCGCTGTTCGTGGCGGAGGAGAAGGGCAAACAGGCCCTGGCCGGCGCCGTGGTGGTACTCAAATCCGCCCGCCGGGTCGGCATGCATTTCAGTGCGCTGCACGCGGTGGAAGTGGGGGGCTTCGAGCACCTGCAGGCCGAGAGCCAGAAGATGAAAGAGGTGCTGGCCCAGGCCGCCAAGCTCGCGATGCAGGACGCCCCCTTGCTGATCGTCGGGGAAACCGGCACCGGCAAGGAGCTGCTGGCCCGCGCCTGCCACGGCGCCAGCCTGCGCTCCAGCCACCCCTTCATGGCGCTCAACTGTGCCGCCATGCCGGACAACGTGGCCGAGAGCGAGCTATTCGGTTACGCCCCCGGCGCCTTTGGCAACAACACCGAGGGCAAGCGCGGGGTGCTGGAGCTGGCGAGCGGTGGCACCCTGATGCTGGACGAGATCGGCGACATGTCTCCCCATCTGCAGACCAAGTTCCTGCGGGTGCTGCAAGACGGGGTCTTCCGCCGGGTCGGGGACGAGCAGGAGGTGCGGGTCAATGTGCGTTTCATCTGCACCACCCAGAAGCAGTTGCTGGATCTGGTGCACGAGGGCAAGTTCCGCGAAGATCTCTACTATCGCCTCAACGTGCTGAGTCTGGCGCTTCCCCCCTTGCGTGAGCGCAAGGCGGACATCATGGCCCTGGCCCAGCAGTTCGTTTCCCGCTTCGCGAGCGAGTTGCAGCGCCCGCGCCCGCGTTTCACCCGCAACATGGCCGAATACCTGACCGCCTATCGCTGGCCGGGCAACGTGCGCCAGCTGCGCAACTGCCTCTACCGGGCCATGACCCTGCTGGAAGGGGACGAGATCGGCCCCGAGCACGTGGATTTGCCCATGGCGGCTGACACCATGCCGATCATCGACGAGTGGTTTGAGGGAGGGCTCGACGAAGCGGTCAAGCGCTTCGAGAGCCAGCTGCTGGCGCGGCTCTACCCGGCTTTTCCATCCACTCGCCAGCTGGCCAAGCGGCTCGGGGTCTCCCACACCGCCATCGCCAACAAGCTGCGTGAGTACGGGCTCGGCAAGAAATAG
- a CDS encoding YfiR family protein, protein MMQSHSLIRALLLLITLSGSLVQAGEPLTSAELRAEQVRQTVLDILSYTRWPSEPTTLRLCITAPTEYAEALLSIAHQANGRPVEVHRYETNDESLGQRCDVIYVGVLSPPLRLPLFQRLEGYPILSISEQSSECIADAVFCLQATGERVRFKVNLDALARSGVRVHPAVLKLARAGEGAP, encoded by the coding sequence ATGATGCAATCACACTCCTTGATCCGGGCCCTGTTGCTGCTGATCACGCTGTCTGGCTCCCTGGTGCAGGCCGGTGAGCCCCTGACCAGTGCGGAACTGCGTGCCGAACAGGTTCGCCAGACCGTGCTCGATATCCTCAGCTACACCCGCTGGCCGAGCGAACCCACGACCCTGCGCCTGTGCATCACGGCGCCGACGGAATATGCGGAGGCCCTGCTCAGCATCGCGCACCAGGCCAATGGCCGTCCAGTGGAGGTACACCGTTACGAAACCAATGACGAGAGCCTGGGCCAGCGTTGCGACGTGATCTACGTCGGCGTGCTCTCCCCCCCATTGCGTCTGCCCCTGTTCCAGCGGCTGGAGGGGTACCCCATCCTCAGCATCAGCGAGCAGAGCAGCGAGTGCATCGCCGACGCCGTCTTCTGCCTGCAGGCGACGGGGGAGAGGGTGCGCTTCAAGGTCAATCTGGATGCCCTTGCCCGCAGCGGGGTCAGGGTGCACCCGGCCGTGCTCAAATTGGCCCGTGCCGGGGAGGGGGCGCCATGA
- a CDS encoding diguanylate cyclase domain-containing protein: MKDHASFDSTRVTLRQSLGRTHMMTSLTAVCMAGLFLTITALLALRLYADHNLELVARAISYTTEAAVVFHDEEAARDALEAIASHEDVASASIHLADGQLLASWTRAISTPWSSLEQQLAHLILPGPVDLPILRDGQEIASIHLVGHGQYLLSFLLQTLLATLVCLLLSILGALYVARRMQHSITEPLKSLALVAFNVRRRRDTNLRVPSTNIAELHELGEDFNSLLDELEAWQAHQKRENASLLHQATHDPLTGLPNRALFEARLAQAITAGATKGEHFALLYLDCDRFKQINDSLGHAAGDDVLITLARRIQHQLRPLDLVCRLGGDEFAILLLPLHFQHEVDEVMVRIQRAMAAPVVLGDGQQLVAGVSVGFAMYPQQGGTAEALLQHADGAMYESKRQRREAEESTRDAE; the protein is encoded by the coding sequence ATGAAAGATCACGCCTCGTTTGATTCAACCCGGGTCACCCTGCGTCAGAGCCTTGGGCGCACCCATATGATGACGTCGCTCACCGCCGTCTGCATGGCGGGCCTGTTTTTGACCATCACCGCCCTGCTGGCCCTGCGCCTCTATGCGGACCACAACCTGGAGCTGGTGGCGCGGGCCATCAGCTATACCACTGAGGCGGCGGTGGTGTTCCACGACGAGGAGGCGGCCAGAGATGCCCTTGAGGCCATTGCCTCCCACGAGGATGTGGCGAGCGCCAGCATTCATCTGGCCGATGGTCAGCTGCTGGCAAGCTGGACCCGGGCCATCTCCACCCCCTGGTCCAGTCTGGAGCAGCAACTGGCTCACCTGATCCTGCCAGGTCCGGTGGACTTGCCCATACTGCGGGATGGCCAGGAGATCGCCAGCATCCATCTGGTGGGACACGGGCAATACCTGCTCAGCTTCTTGCTGCAAACCCTGCTGGCGACCCTGGTCTGCCTGCTGCTCAGCATCCTGGGTGCCCTCTATGTGGCGCGCCGGATGCAGCACTCCATCACCGAACCGCTAAAGTCCCTGGCGCTGGTGGCCTTCAATGTGCGCCGCCGCCGCGACACCAACCTGCGGGTACCGTCGACCAATATCGCCGAGCTGCACGAGCTGGGGGAGGATTTCAACTCCCTGCTGGATGAGCTGGAAGCCTGGCAGGCACACCAGAAGCGGGAGAATGCCAGCCTGCTCCATCAGGCGACCCACGATCCCCTGACCGGGCTGCCCAACCGGGCCCTGTTCGAGGCGAGGCTGGCCCAGGCCATCACGGCCGGTGCGACCAAGGGGGAGCACTTTGCCTTGCTCTATCTCGACTGCGATCGCTTCAAACAGATCAATGACAGCCTCGGCCACGCCGCCGGTGACGATGTGCTGATCACCCTGGCCAGACGGATCCAGCATCAGCTGCGGCCGCTGGATCTGGTATGCCGGCTGGGGGGGGACGAGTTTGCCATCCTGCTGTTGCCCCTGCATTTCCAGCACGAGGTGGATGAGGTGATGGTCCGGATCCAGCGGGCCATGGCGGCCCCCGTGGTGCTGGGGGACGGCCAGCAGCTGGTGGCCGGCGTCAGTGTCGGATTTGCCATGTATCCCCAGCAGGGGGGCACGGCGGAGGCGCTGCTGCAACACGCGGATGGCGCCATGTATGAGTCGAAACGACAACGACGGGAGGCTGAAGAGAGCACAAGAGACGCAGAGTGA
- a CDS encoding OmpA family protein: protein MNTSNWIRASLTGLLLTLLSACQSAPQGLTPAQLTVLKEQGFHLTDEGWTLDISNKVLFANNVGALNPNTRQVVAQLGKALMDVGLDKARVDGHTDSNGEAAYNQQLSLKRAQSVADVLISVGMPPANLDIRGRGEEAPIASNSNMAGRAENRRVAIIIGND, encoded by the coding sequence ATGAACACTTCCAACTGGATAAGAGCGAGCCTGACCGGTTTGTTGCTCACCCTTCTGAGCGCATGCCAGAGCGCTCCCCAGGGCCTGACCCCGGCACAGCTGACCGTGCTCAAGGAGCAGGGCTTTCACCTGACCGACGAAGGCTGGACTCTGGATATTTCCAACAAGGTGCTATTTGCCAACAACGTGGGGGCACTCAACCCCAACACGCGCCAGGTGGTGGCGCAGCTTGGCAAGGCACTGATGGATGTGGGGCTGGACAAGGCGCGGGTGGATGGCCACACCGACTCCAATGGTGAGGCGGCCTACAATCAGCAGCTCTCCCTGAAACGGGCCCAGTCCGTGGCGGACGTGCTGATCTCCGTGGGCATGCCCCCTGCCAACCTGGATATCCGCGGCCGCGGTGAAGAGGCGCCCATCGCCAGCAACAGCAACATGGCCGGACGCGCCGAGAATCGCCGGGTGGCCATCATCATCGGCAACGATTGA
- the hutW gene encoding heme anaerobic degradation radical SAM methyltransferase ChuW/HutW has product MTVQLTPTMTGVSSPDPLKFAFTAKTSAHASRGGVRPLPLDDAGWQAWWQQPSQADERALYIHIPFCRKRCSFCNFFENGANPARMSRYMAALCESLQRAADSPLGQSLPFSAVYVGGGTPTDMEAVDLARLAAVIRRFPLTPDAELTLEGRLNGFDDEKWQTALEGGFNRFSFGVQSFDTAVRQQAARFDDRETLLTRLAELTRDDAAVIVADLIFGLPGQDDAIWRQDIADVMASGVHGVDLYQLIAMAGTNLERAEQKGKLGWSADGQQRAAMYAYGAHTLEQGGWDRLSGSHWRRGDAEQSRYNQMAKRGAEILPFGAGAGGNVHGHGLMYGRDLALWHEALSANARAPGMVMSVNPNARIDGLLRGALDTGWLALERIPAPLRAHLAPLFEAWQQHGLATLSRERLDLTLAGRFWNVNLQAGLFEFLQLNPLGGEPVPAARSGHPGAAVRHSMV; this is encoded by the coding sequence ATGACAGTACAACTCACTCCCACCATGACCGGGGTCTCCAGCCCGGATCCCCTCAAGTTTGCCTTCACCGCCAAGACGTCGGCCCACGCCAGCCGGGGAGGCGTGCGTCCCTTGCCCCTTGATGACGCGGGCTGGCAGGCCTGGTGGCAGCAGCCGAGCCAGGCGGATGAGCGGGCGCTCTACATCCATATTCCGTTTTGTCGCAAGCGCTGCAGTTTCTGCAACTTCTTCGAAAATGGCGCCAATCCGGCGCGCATGAGCCGCTATATGGCCGCCCTGTGTGAAAGTTTGCAGCGGGCCGCCGATTCCCCCCTCGGTCAGAGTCTGCCATTTTCCGCCGTCTATGTGGGGGGCGGCACCCCCACCGACATGGAGGCGGTGGATTTGGCGCGCCTCGCCGCCGTGATCCGCCGTTTTCCCCTGACGCCGGATGCGGAGCTGACGCTGGAGGGGCGCCTCAACGGCTTCGATGACGAGAAGTGGCAGACGGCCCTCGAAGGGGGTTTCAACCGCTTCTCGTTCGGGGTGCAGAGCTTCGATACCGCCGTGCGCCAGCAGGCGGCCCGTTTCGACGACAGGGAGACGCTACTGACTCGGCTGGCCGAGCTGACCCGGGACGATGCCGCCGTCATCGTCGCGGATCTCATCTTCGGTCTGCCGGGCCAGGATGATGCAATCTGGCGTCAGGACATCGCGGACGTGATGGCGAGCGGGGTGCACGGGGTGGATCTCTATCAGCTCATCGCCATGGCGGGCACCAATCTGGAGCGGGCGGAGCAGAAGGGCAAGCTCGGCTGGTCGGCAGACGGCCAGCAGCGCGCGGCCATGTATGCCTATGGGGCCCACACGCTGGAGCAGGGGGGCTGGGATCGGCTCTCCGGCAGCCATTGGCGCCGGGGCGATGCTGAGCAGAGCCGCTACAACCAGATGGCGAAGCGCGGGGCCGAGATCCTCCCCTTCGGCGCCGGTGCCGGGGGCAATGTGCACGGCCATGGTTTGATGTATGGCCGGGATCTGGCCCTCTGGCACGAGGCCCTGAGTGCGAATGCGCGCGCCCCCGGCATGGTGATGAGCGTCAATCCCAATGCCCGTATCGACGGCCTGCTGCGCGGGGCGCTCGACACCGGCTGGCTGGCGCTGGAACGGATCCCTGCGCCATTGCGTGCCCATCTGGCCCCCTTGTTCGAAGCCTGGCAGCAGCACGGACTGGCGACACTGTCGAGGGAACGTCTGGATCTGACCCTGGCCGGGCGCTTCTGGAACGTCAATCTGCAGGCCGGGCTGTTCGAGTTCTTGCAGCTCAATCCCCTGGGTGGTGAGCCTGTGCCGGCGGCGAGATCTGGCCATCCGGGCGCCGCAGTTCGTCATTCCATGGTGTGA
- the xseA gene encoding exodeoxyribonuclease VII large subunit: MNHLNDNSQNRAQQIFTVTRLNSAVRMILEQDLGLVWLTGELSNLAMPSSGHWYFSLKDMSAQVRCAMFKGNNRRVPFRPQDGMQVLVQARVSLYEPRGDYQLIIESMQPAGDGMLALRFEELKRRLGAEGLFDEGRKRPLPREPRAVGLVTSATGAALHDMLTVLRRRAPDLPVFIYPTQVQGSAATSQIVAAIMLANRRAEVDVLIVGRGGGSLEDLWCFNEEAVARAISRSAIPVVSAVGHEVDVTISDFAADLRAPTPSAAAELVAPDRSARAQRLAHLHQRITQAMARRQTAASHQFALLQKRLDHQDPKRRLEQQSQHLDELANRLQQLLASRLHRGERRLANLELRLQASSPEKRLAAGKRRHQLAEERLLTLMNRRQSQAEHRLAMLSARLDGVSPLATLGRGYSITRTQSGEVISRASQVSPGQTLLTTLAQGSLEVRVDSINDQ, translated from the coding sequence TTGAATCACCTCAACGACAACAGCCAGAACCGGGCGCAACAGATCTTCACCGTCACCCGCCTCAACAGCGCCGTGCGCATGATCCTGGAGCAGGATCTGGGGCTGGTGTGGCTGACGGGGGAACTCTCCAACCTGGCGATGCCCAGCTCCGGCCACTGGTACTTCTCCTTGAAGGACATGTCCGCCCAGGTGCGCTGCGCCATGTTCAAGGGCAACAACCGCCGGGTGCCGTTCCGCCCGCAGGATGGCATGCAGGTACTGGTGCAGGCACGGGTCTCCCTCTACGAGCCCCGCGGCGACTATCAGCTCATCATCGAGTCCATGCAGCCCGCCGGGGATGGCATGCTGGCCCTGCGCTTCGAGGAGCTCAAGCGTCGGCTCGGCGCCGAGGGGCTGTTCGACGAGGGGCGCAAGCGTCCCCTGCCCCGTGAACCCCGCGCCGTGGGCCTGGTCACCTCCGCCACCGGCGCCGCCCTGCACGACATGCTGACGGTGCTCAGGCGCCGGGCCCCGGATCTGCCGGTCTTCATCTACCCGACCCAGGTGCAGGGCAGCGCCGCCACCAGCCAGATAGTGGCGGCCATCATGCTGGCCAACCGCCGCGCCGAGGTGGACGTGCTGATCGTCGGTCGCGGCGGCGGGTCGCTGGAAGATCTCTGGTGCTTCAACGAAGAGGCAGTGGCCCGTGCCATCAGTCGCTCCGCCATCCCGGTGGTGAGCGCCGTGGGTCACGAGGTGGATGTGACCATCAGCGACTTTGCCGCCGACTTGCGCGCCCCTACCCCCTCCGCCGCCGCCGAGCTGGTGGCGCCGGACAGAAGCGCCCGTGCCCAGCGTCTCGCCCACCTGCACCAGCGCATCACCCAGGCCATGGCGCGACGCCAGACCGCCGCCAGCCACCAGTTTGCCCTGCTGCAAAAACGGCTGGATCACCAGGATCCCAAACGCCGGCTGGAGCAGCAGTCCCAGCATCTGGACGAGCTTGCCAACCGCTTGCAGCAGTTGCTGGCAAGCCGCCTGCATCGAGGGGAGCGGCGCCTGGCGAACCTCGAGCTGCGCCTGCAGGCCAGCAGCCCCGAGAAACGGCTGGCCGCCGGCAAGCGCCGTCATCAGCTCGCCGAGGAGCGCCTCCTGACCCTGATGAACCGCCGCCAGAGCCAGGCCGAACACCGCCTCGCCATGCTGAGCGCCCGCCTCGACGGGGTCAGCCCGCTGGCCACCCTGGGTCGCGGCTACTCCATCACCCGCACCCAGAGCGGCGAGGTGATCAGTCGCGCCAGTCAGGTGAGTCCGGGTCAGACACTCCTCACCACCCTGGCACAGGGGAGCCTCGAGGTGCGAGTGGACAGCATTAACGACCAGTAA
- a CDS encoding DMT family transporter, whose product MRTSDYGRLLALAAIWGASFLFMRIAAPAFGSVNTTFLRVFFALIGLAAMLALLRTPMQFHGKLKSSMVLGIINSGIPFLMYAIAALWLPAGYSAILNATTPLMGALIGFSFFNEQLTLRKWAGVLLGLVGITLITTTGELSLTGNLVTGVLACLLATACYGCAGFLTRRWISERGGLDAKLVAFGSQLGACLFLLPFFGYVQATGPVVNWALPEVWASVLAVGFICTALAYLLYFRLIADIGPLRSLTVTFLIPPFGILWGYLVLGETLTGGFVIGGVVVCLAVWLVVSPARAVKPISPQPER is encoded by the coding sequence ATGAGAACATCGGATTATGGAAGACTGCTGGCCCTGGCCGCCATCTGGGGCGCCAGCTTTCTGTTCATGCGCATCGCGGCCCCCGCCTTTGGCTCGGTCAATACCACCTTTTTGCGGGTCTTCTTCGCCCTCATCGGCCTCGCCGCCATGTTGGCGCTGCTGCGAACCCCCATGCAGTTTCACGGCAAACTCAAGTCGTCCATGGTGCTTGGCATCATCAACTCCGGCATCCCCTTCCTGATGTACGCCATCGCGGCGCTCTGGCTGCCGGCGGGGTATTCCGCGATCCTCAACGCCACCACGCCCCTGATGGGGGCCCTCATCGGCTTCTCCTTCTTCAACGAGCAGCTGACCCTGCGCAAATGGGCCGGCGTGCTGCTCGGCCTCGTCGGGATCACCCTCATCACCACCACCGGGGAGCTGAGCCTGACCGGCAACCTCGTCACCGGGGTGCTGGCCTGCCTCCTCGCCACCGCCTGTTACGGTTGCGCCGGCTTCCTGACCCGCCGCTGGATCAGCGAGCGCGGAGGGCTGGATGCCAAGCTGGTGGCCTTTGGCAGCCAGCTCGGCGCCTGCCTGTTCCTGCTGCCCTTCTTCGGCTATGTCCAGGCCACGGGGCCCGTGGTCAACTGGGCCCTGCCCGAGGTGTGGGCCAGCGTGCTGGCGGTCGGTTTCATCTGTACCGCCCTCGCCTACCTGCTCTATTTTCGCCTCATCGCCGACATCGGCCCCCTGCGCTCCCTCACCGTCACCTTCCTCATTCCCCCGTTTGGCATCCTGTGGGGCTATCTGGTGCTCGGTGAGACCCTGACCGGTGGCTTCGTCATCGGTGGCGTCGTTGTCTGTCTCGCGGTCTGGCTGGTGGTGAGCCCGGCCCGCGCCGTCAAACCCATCAGCCCACAGCCCGAGCGCTGA
- a CDS encoding ExbD/TolR family protein, translating to MAFGKLPGDPDEQPLSEINMIPMIDVMLVLLIVFMITAPLLTNAVKLELPEASSQVNQPKQEDVVLSIDGAGKLYWNDQEVDEAALLGKMEQASAAKPEAPEIQLRIDKGVKYGIIAKVMAQASQQGLHKIAFVSQPQSE from the coding sequence ATGGCCTTTGGCAAACTGCCCGGCGATCCGGATGAGCAGCCGCTCTCCGAGATCAACATGATCCCCATGATCGACGTCATGCTGGTGCTGCTGATCGTCTTCATGATCACGGCCCCCCTGCTCACCAATGCGGTCAAACTCGAGTTGCCCGAAGCCAGCAGTCAGGTCAACCAACCCAAACAGGAGGATGTGGTGCTCTCCATCGACGGGGCTGGCAAGCTGTACTGGAACGATCAGGAGGTCGATGAGGCGGCGCTGCTCGGCAAGATGGAACAGGCCAGCGCGGCCAAACCCGAGGCCCCCGAGATCCAGCTGCGCATCGACAAGGGGGTCAAGTACGGCATCATCGCCAAGGTGATGGCCCAGGCCTCCCAACAGGGTCTGCACAAGATAGCCTTCGTGAGTCAGCCGCAAAGCGAATAG